The following proteins come from a genomic window of Maribacter sp. HTCC2170:
- a CDS encoding Gfo/Idh/MocA family protein — translation MKIAMLGSGFIARFYAESLHSQRRMDRVVTVYSRNMLNAEQFADEYGLSHHTNSMEEAINLPDVDVVLISLPNHLHEAAVIECVKARKHVICTKPLGRTAEEAKRMLDMVEDAGIFGGYLEDLCYTPKFLKSLESIKNGDLGRILWAKSRETHPGPHSDWFWDKEKSGGGAIIDLGCHCVEISRNFIGKNVKPLEVMCWADTQVHPIEAEDHAIGLVRYANGAIGQFEVSWAFRGGMDLRDEVMGTEGTIWINSFLRTGFEMFTTGKGDGYVAEKAEVNNGWLFPVGDEAHELGYSNMFTDMFAAIEEKREPQETFYDGYVVNAILDAAYKSAHTKLWEAVILEDWRGDEPVSAKKEWASYDKDHYLIKEEKLPTGDTKVILKHKITGVLVQKTRT, via the coding sequence ATGAAAATAGCCATGTTGGGATCGGGTTTCATTGCTCGTTTTTATGCTGAATCATTGCATTCTCAGCGAAGAATGGATCGCGTAGTTACTGTGTATTCGAGAAATATGCTTAATGCCGAGCAATTTGCTGATGAATACGGCCTGTCGCATCACACCAACTCTATGGAGGAGGCGATTAATCTGCCAGATGTAGACGTGGTACTCATTTCTTTACCCAATCATCTACATGAAGCAGCAGTAATTGAATGTGTGAAGGCAAGAAAGCATGTTATTTGTACCAAGCCACTGGGCAGAACAGCTGAAGAAGCAAAACGAATGCTCGATATGGTGGAAGATGCTGGAATCTTTGGGGGGTATTTGGAAGACCTATGCTACACTCCTAAATTTTTGAAATCTCTAGAGAGTATTAAAAATGGTGACTTAGGTAGAATACTATGGGCTAAATCACGTGAAACACATCCTGGGCCCCACAGTGATTGGTTCTGGGATAAGGAAAAATCAGGAGGTGGAGCCATCATTGATTTGGGCTGTCATTGTGTTGAGATTAGTAGAAATTTTATAGGTAAAAATGTAAAACCCCTAGAAGTGATGTGCTGGGCAGATACGCAGGTACATCCTATCGAGGCAGAAGATCATGCTATTGGATTGGTCAGATATGCGAATGGCGCAATTGGACAATTTGAAGTGAGTTGGGCCTTTAGAGGAGGTATGGATCTTAGAGATGAAGTCATGGGTACTGAGGGTACCATTTGGATTAATAGTTTTTTAAGAACTGGTTTCGAAATGTTCACTACTGGCAAAGGCGATGGTTATGTTGCTGAAAAGGCTGAAGTGAATAATGGTTGGTTGTTTCCAGTAGGGGATGAGGCTCATGAACTGGGTTATTCCAATATGTTTACTGATATGTTCGCTGCAATTGAAGAAAAGCGAGAACCGCAGGAAACTTTTTATGATGGATATGTTGTGAATGCTATTCTTGATGCTGCCTATAAATCTGCCCATACCAAATTATGGGAGGCTGTAATTCTGGAAGATTGGAGAGGTGATGAGCCAGTAAGTGCTAAGAAAGAATGGGCTTCCTACGATAAAGATCATTATTTGATTAAAGAAGAGAAATTACCCACTGGGGATACTAAAGTCATCCTGAAACATAAGATTACAGGAGTATTGGTTCAAAAAACTAGAACTTAA
- a CDS encoding DUF1080 domain-containing protein encodes MEGIKVVSETTDGFRAIFNGTSLSDWEGNRTYWRVENGTIIGEITPETLLKANTFLIYKNKLNDFELKTEFRISESGNSGINYRSEQVDTIPFALRGYQADIDGKHRYTGQNYEERKRTTLAYRGEKALITSQKNTDAEESLRANVKNNAWQNREVTASLGNIDSLRTKINYEWNECHLIIKNNRLQHYINGVLMSDITDNDLINRKKSGLLGLQLHVGPPMKVEYRNILLKKL; translated from the coding sequence ATGGAAGGAATAAAGGTGGTTTCAGAAACCACCGATGGTTTCCGAGCCATTTTTAATGGCACTTCATTATCGGATTGGGAAGGCAATCGCACCTACTGGCGAGTCGAAAATGGCACTATCATTGGTGAAATCACCCCGGAAACCTTATTGAAGGCCAATACATTTTTGATTTACAAAAACAAACTGAATGATTTTGAGTTGAAAACAGAGTTTCGAATTTCTGAAAGTGGGAACAGTGGAATAAATTATCGTAGTGAACAGGTGGACACGATACCCTTTGCACTTCGTGGATACCAAGCTGATATTGATGGGAAGCACCGATATACAGGACAAAATTATGAGGAACGTAAGCGCACAACCTTAGCTTATCGTGGAGAGAAAGCCTTAATAACCTCACAAAAAAATACCGATGCCGAAGAATCCTTACGAGCCAATGTGAAAAATAATGCTTGGCAAAATCGTGAAGTAACAGCATCTTTAGGGAATATTGATTCATTGCGAACAAAAATCAATTACGAATGGAACGAATGTCACCTTATTATCAAAAACAACCGACTTCAACATTATATCAATGGTGTTTTAATGAGTGACATAACCGATAATGACTTGATTAACCGAAAAAAATCTGGCTTGTTGGGTTTACAATTACATGTGGGGCCGCCTATGAAAGTAGAGTACCGTAATATTCTTTTGAAGAAGTTATAA
- a CDS encoding outer membrane beta-barrel family protein translates to MKYVYLLLVVSFANVIPLSAQGFTVSGTVKDGDNQPIPFATISLFQVADSTLIKGVSADENGLFTMLNLEPKVYLINASYIRKFSKFVAIDVSKDIVMGTIIIGHNVESLDEVIVASIKPLIERKADRLVFNVENTVVTQGSSWDVLKRTPGVIATGEELQVRNQSATVYINDRKVQLSSQEIHDLLENYPADHIKLVEVIGNPPARYDAEGGPVLNIVTTKNISLGYKGNINSTYTQSVFPKYTIGSSHFYKTKKLNLFASYSYGPRKDFKSTASETNFINSTGIFSKWKTDFNKTTRAKTHTAQLNMDYIIDRRNEISLTTTALVSPNKSFNNEQFTEMRNAQYILDSTFLTQSNLIEDKNNFSADITYKHNFKTKGNLQLNGHYTKYDFENTQDARSNYFDRNSQFLRTYGFFTNANQDIDIYTAQLDISTAGTVDFETGLKGSFIKSNSGIDYFDATTNTQIFIPNQSDNYLYDEEVYAGYFSLAKEWEKFSLKTGLRAEHTKSSGYSTSLSEINDLNYFELFPTLHLLYSPHKNHSLSFDYSRKLTRPRYEDLNPFRFYINENNFSEGNPNLLPSFSHNFNLNYTLNNEMSFDLYYRDNGNYISTLAFQDNENLVLRDITQNVLESTSYGFDFNYGKTVTDWWYLYSYISIFHEDETFVALESNNQDVTNKVNGGYIDFTNYLNLSKDGTFKGEFGVTYLSGFLEGSYKMEETTNLTVGLRKTLWKNRALLSLQLNDLLNKANSRITSKYLNQDNNYFARPETQYVRLGLTLNFGNFRLEDNQRDIDKIERERLSSE, encoded by the coding sequence GTGAAATACGTCTATCTTCTTTTGGTAGTTTCGTTTGCCAATGTAATACCGTTGAGCGCGCAAGGTTTTACGGTGTCTGGGACCGTTAAGGATGGTGATAACCAGCCTATTCCCTTTGCTACTATTTCGTTGTTTCAAGTCGCAGACTCAACATTGATAAAAGGTGTTTCAGCAGATGAAAATGGTCTTTTCACAATGCTAAATCTTGAACCCAAGGTTTATCTAATCAATGCAAGTTATATAAGGAAATTCTCCAAGTTTGTCGCAATTGATGTTTCTAAGGATATAGTCATGGGTACTATCATCATTGGCCACAACGTTGAAAGTTTGGATGAGGTAATAGTAGCTTCCATTAAGCCTTTGATTGAACGCAAAGCTGATCGTTTGGTGTTCAATGTTGAGAATACAGTGGTTACACAGGGCAGTTCATGGGATGTGCTCAAACGGACCCCAGGGGTAATTGCTACAGGAGAAGAACTTCAAGTACGAAACCAATCTGCTACAGTTTATATAAACGACAGAAAGGTTCAATTGTCTTCACAAGAAATACATGATTTATTGGAAAATTATCCGGCAGACCATATAAAATTGGTCGAGGTAATAGGTAACCCGCCCGCTAGGTATGATGCTGAAGGAGGCCCAGTCCTCAATATAGTAACAACCAAAAATATTTCGCTGGGCTACAAAGGCAACATCAACAGTACTTATACCCAGTCTGTTTTTCCTAAATATACTATAGGTTCATCTCACTTTTACAAAACCAAAAAATTGAATCTTTTTGCTTCTTATTCATATGGTCCACGTAAAGACTTTAAGAGTACAGCAAGTGAAACCAATTTTATTAACTCTACTGGTATTTTTTCGAAATGGAAAACAGATTTTAACAAAACAACCCGAGCAAAAACCCATACGGCACAGCTTAATATGGACTACATCATCGACCGTAGAAACGAAATTAGTTTGACAACAACCGCATTGGTTTCGCCAAATAAAAGTTTTAACAATGAGCAGTTTACTGAAATGCGAAATGCACAATACATTCTTGATTCTACATTTCTTACACAAAGTAATCTTATAGAGGATAAAAATAATTTTTCAGCAGATATTACCTATAAACATAATTTCAAAACAAAAGGAAACTTGCAATTAAATGGGCATTACACAAAATATGATTTTGAAAATACCCAAGATGCACGATCAAATTATTTCGATCGTAATTCCCAATTTTTAAGAACTTATGGGTTCTTTACAAATGCCAATCAGGATATAGATATCTATACGGCCCAATTGGATATTTCTACTGCTGGAACCGTTGATTTTGAAACAGGGCTAAAGGGATCGTTCATTAAATCAAATAGTGGCATTGACTATTTTGACGCTACAACCAATACACAGATATTTATCCCTAACCAGTCCGATAATTATTTATATGATGAAGAAGTATACGCAGGTTATTTTAGCTTGGCCAAGGAGTGGGAAAAATTCAGCCTAAAAACTGGTCTTCGGGCTGAACACACCAAAAGTTCTGGTTATTCCACTTCACTTTCAGAAATCAACGATTTAAATTATTTTGAACTCTTTCCGACCTTACACCTTTTATATTCTCCGCATAAAAACCACAGTCTATCATTCGACTATTCGCGAAAATTGACAAGACCTAGGTATGAGGACCTTAACCCTTTCAGGTTTTACATTAATGAGAATAACTTTTCTGAGGGAAACCCGAACCTACTTCCAAGTTTTAGCCATAACTTCAATTTAAATTATACTCTAAACAATGAAATGTCATTTGACCTGTATTATAGGGACAACGGGAATTACATTTCTACACTTGCCTTTCAAGATAACGAAAACCTTGTATTGCGCGATATTACCCAAAATGTTTTGGAAAGCACCTCCTATGGATTTGATTTCAATTATGGAAAAACAGTAACCGATTGGTGGTATTTATATAGTTATATTTCCATTTTTCATGAAGACGAAACCTTTGTTGCCCTAGAAAGTAATAACCAAGATGTGACCAATAAGGTTAATGGTGGTTATATAGATTTTACCAATTATCTAAATCTATCCAAAGACGGTACCTTCAAAGGAGAATTTGGGGTTACCTATTTATCAGGCTTTTTGGAAGGTTCATATAAGATGGAAGAAACCACAAACCTTACCGTGGGGTTAAGGAAAACTCTTTGGAAAAATAGAGCGCTATTGAGTTTACAATTAAATGACCTTCTAAACAAGGCCAATAGCCGTATAACCTCCAAATACCTGAACCAGGATAACAATTATTTTGCAAGACCAGAAACGCAATATGTACGGCTTGGTCTTACCCTGAATTTTGGCAATTTCAGACTAGAGGATAATCAACGTGATATTGATAAAATTGAACGAGAACGACTCAGTTCTGAATAA
- a CDS encoding DUF418 domain-containing protein — protein MSIETNLKKPRIEVVDSLRGFAIMAIMLIHSIEHFNFYVFPDPSTQPAWLNSIDKGIWDTLFLLVGGKGYAIFALLFGFTFSLMYAKQQAKEVDFGPRFLWRMLLLVCFALFNGLFFPGEVLMMYALVGVVLFLVRKFNNTWLLVAALLLLLQPIEWARYIYYLFNNDYLVQPSGQGPYWNLLKEAQLGDSFINQVKANTLYGHKVSLMWAYGVGRLVQTAGLFVIGYWLGKKKLFVDSEKSNKFWKRTLIIGATVFIPLFLLEKNFAELTDVKIHAQTLLKVVDMYGNLALTAVLVASFILLYKTNIFRKIAGGLRYCGRMSLTAYVLQSIIGGFVFFGYGMGLGPKLLHTKSLAIGIVLFAGLFYFCKWWINTYGQGPLEKLWHRLTWIDFSGKNKE, from the coding sequence ATGAGTATTGAAACCAACCTTAAAAAACCAAGGATTGAAGTTGTCGATAGTCTTCGTGGCTTTGCCATTATGGCCATAATGCTAATACACAGTATTGAACATTTCAATTTTTATGTTTTTCCTGACCCTAGTACCCAACCAGCTTGGTTAAATTCCATAGATAAAGGGATTTGGGATACGCTGTTCTTACTTGTTGGCGGCAAGGGATACGCTATTTTTGCCCTATTGTTCGGTTTTACCTTTAGTCTCATGTATGCAAAACAACAGGCGAAAGAAGTAGATTTTGGACCTCGTTTTTTATGGCGGATGCTCCTATTGGTATGTTTTGCTTTGTTCAACGGCCTATTTTTTCCAGGAGAGGTATTGATGATGTACGCATTAGTGGGAGTAGTCCTGTTTTTGGTTCGAAAGTTTAACAATACATGGTTATTGGTTGCCGCTTTGTTACTCTTGTTGCAACCCATAGAATGGGCCAGGTATATTTATTACTTGTTCAACAATGATTATCTGGTGCAACCCTCTGGGCAGGGTCCCTATTGGAATCTTTTAAAAGAGGCCCAATTGGGGGATTCATTTATAAACCAAGTAAAGGCAAATACCCTATACGGGCATAAAGTGTCACTCATGTGGGCTTATGGTGTTGGTAGGTTGGTGCAAACAGCGGGCCTGTTTGTGATTGGTTATTGGTTGGGTAAAAAGAAGCTTTTTGTTGATAGTGAAAAGAGCAATAAGTTTTGGAAACGAACCTTAATTATAGGAGCCACGGTTTTTATTCCGTTGTTTCTGTTGGAGAAAAACTTTGCTGAGCTTACCGATGTCAAGATACATGCACAGACCCTGCTAAAAGTAGTTGATATGTATGGGAATTTAGCACTTACCGCGGTATTGGTGGCCTCCTTTATATTACTTTATAAAACCAATATTTTCAGAAAAATTGCAGGCGGGCTCCGTTATTGTGGACGCATGAGCCTTACTGCCTATGTGTTGCAATCAATAATCGGTGGTTTTGTGTTTTTTGGCTATGGTATGGGTCTTGGTCCTAAGTTGTTGCACACCAAAAGTCTGGCTATCGGCATTGTCTTATTCGCAGGATTATTTTATTTCTGTAAGTGGTGGATCAATACATACGGACAAGGGCCTTTGGAAAAATTGTGGCATAGACTCACATGGATTGATTTTTCAGGGAAGAACAAGGAATAG
- a CDS encoding PD40 domain-containing protein has product MGTKTILILLLISISTTSCSKDNDEIGEQISYPLFGPEIDVSINGLTHDAMEPFISPDGNYLFFNNINDGVDTKLFYATKINDSTFTSVTELTGTTQTAEFHLDAVADIDSSSNFYWTSTRDYPAELDNLFNGVFDSGNVTNIQRVRGDFNMNIPGWLIMDHGISLDGQFLYFNNARFDDQNCTGPCETQLGIAKKVDATTFNTLPNSTTILENINDDDFVYYAPCISSDNLELYYTRYLNGPITASTTFEICVAVRSNATDTFSIPKVLFSETISDLIEAPTLTTDKNIIYYHKKIPGSHKIVMRYRKS; this is encoded by the coding sequence ATGGGAACGAAAACTATTTTAATACTGTTACTCATATCAATATCGACAACATCTTGCTCAAAAGATAATGATGAAATCGGTGAGCAAATATCATATCCTTTGTTTGGTCCTGAAATAGATGTAAGTATTAATGGTTTAACACATGATGCCATGGAACCATTTATATCACCAGATGGCAATTATTTGTTTTTCAATAATATAAATGATGGGGTTGATACCAAATTGTTTTACGCAACCAAGATAAACGATTCAACTTTTACTTCGGTTACGGAATTGACAGGGACAACCCAAACAGCAGAATTTCATTTAGATGCGGTAGCTGATATAGATTCAAGCAGTAATTTTTATTGGACATCAACTAGAGATTATCCTGCGGAATTGGATAATCTTTTTAATGGAGTATTTGATTCAGGAAATGTTACCAATATTCAAAGGGTTCGAGGCGATTTTAATATGAATATTCCAGGTTGGTTGATTATGGATCACGGAATAAGTTTGGATGGGCAATTTCTATATTTTAACAATGCAAGATTTGATGATCAAAATTGCACAGGCCCTTGTGAAACCCAATTAGGGATTGCTAAAAAGGTCGATGCCACTACATTTAATACACTTCCAAATTCAACAACAATATTAGAGAATATAAATGATGACGACTTTGTTTATTATGCGCCCTGTATTAGTAGTGACAATTTAGAATTGTACTATACTAGATATTTAAATGGCCCTATTACTGCAAGCACGACTTTTGAGATTTGTGTTGCAGTGAGAAGTAATGCCACAGACACCTTTTCTATTCCTAAGGTTTTGTTTTCAGAAACCATTTCTGACTTAATAGAAGCCCCAACTTTAACGACTGATAAGAATATTATCTATTACCATAAAAAAATTCCTGGGTCACATAAAATAGTTATGAGATATCGCAAGTCGTGA
- a CDS encoding DNA polymerase III subunit alpha: MYLNCHTYYSLRYGTISENELLRLAKENHVTQLVLTDINNTSAGLNFVRRAPEYDVRPILGIDFRNGVDQCYVGIAKNNEGYLELNNFLSEHLHKEEDLPAIAPRLQHTCIIYPFEKVLLNNQVSFADNEYIGISISDLRRLPFSRLSKLEDKLVVQQPVTFRTKGDFNAHRLLRAIDKNMLLSKLDKTEEAKEDEKMFPIQNLAAAFSEYSFILENTEKLMNACSIHFDFSKERQPQNLKTYNKTKEEDETMLEGLCQKGLPYRYPNGGDGIIQRLQKELKLIKGMGFVSYFLINWDIVSYAQKQGFFYVGRGSGANSIVAYLLRITDVDPMELDLYFERFINLYRANPPDFDIDFSHRDRPKITQYIFDRFEHVALLGTYVTFKEKGVVRELGKVFGLPKSEIDFLSGGRYDISRLDEVSQLVVKYGRLIKNMPNYLSIHAGGILISERPLHYFSATHLPPKGFATTMFDMVIAEDVGLYKFDILGQRGLAKIKETMDILEHTRPDDFSKIDIHNINKFKEDPNVNNLIKTAQCMGCFYVESPAMRMLLKKLEVDNYLGLVAASSIIRPGVSKSGMMREYILRHRNPGRDKEKGHPVMLDIMPETYGVMVYQEDVIKVAHHFAGLDLGEADVLRRGMSGKFRSREEFQKVREKFIENCRKKGEDDKIIFEVWGQIASFAGYAFAKGHSASYAVESYQTLFLRAYYPLEYMVAVLNNGGGFYRPEFYVHEARMLGATIHSPCVNRSLNRNVIYGKGIFLGFGYLRELEHRVAERILKDRKVNGAYGSLEDFLDRVFISIEQASILIRIDAFRFTGVNKHQLLWKAHLFLNKNVKIDHPKLFPPKHQDFKIPQLYTTDLEMAFTQLELLGFCLCSPFELLVEPPKNNRCVKDLERHLNRHIDIYGYLVTVKKTSTHNGKQMYFATFVDQQGEVFDTVLFPPVAAKYYFRGRGVYRFYGKVVSEFGFLSIEVIKMLKQDYVQDPRYADMKMANKVFKEKEAKKTSAN; the protein is encoded by the coding sequence TTGTATTTAAACTGTCACACATATTATAGTCTTCGTTACGGAACCATTTCCGAAAATGAACTCTTGCGCTTGGCCAAGGAAAACCATGTGACCCAATTGGTGCTTACCGATATCAATAACACCTCTGCCGGGCTTAACTTTGTCAGAAGAGCTCCTGAATATGATGTGCGGCCAATATTGGGGATTGATTTTAGAAATGGCGTTGATCAATGTTATGTGGGTATTGCAAAAAACAATGAAGGGTATTTAGAGTTGAACAATTTTTTGTCAGAGCATCTTCACAAAGAAGAAGACCTGCCCGCTATTGCCCCACGGCTTCAACACACCTGTATTATTTATCCTTTTGAAAAAGTATTGCTCAATAATCAAGTCTCTTTTGCCGATAATGAATATATCGGCATTTCAATTTCCGACTTACGACGTTTGCCTTTTTCCAGATTATCAAAACTGGAGGATAAACTGGTTGTGCAACAGCCGGTCACTTTTCGTACTAAGGGCGATTTTAATGCCCATCGGTTATTGCGGGCCATTGATAAGAATATGTTGCTCAGTAAATTGGATAAGACTGAAGAGGCCAAGGAAGATGAAAAAATGTTCCCCATCCAAAATCTTGCAGCGGCTTTTTCGGAGTACTCCTTTATTTTAGAAAATACAGAGAAGTTGATGAATGCCTGTTCCATTCATTTTGATTTTTCAAAGGAGAGACAACCACAGAACCTCAAGACATATAATAAAACAAAAGAAGAAGATGAGACCATGTTGGAAGGACTTTGCCAAAAAGGCCTACCATACCGATATCCGAATGGTGGAGATGGTATAATCCAACGCTTGCAAAAAGAGTTGAAGCTCATTAAGGGGATGGGTTTTGTATCCTATTTTTTAATCAATTGGGATATTGTTTCTTATGCCCAGAAGCAGGGTTTTTTTTATGTAGGCCGGGGTAGTGGAGCCAATAGTATTGTAGCCTATCTGCTACGGATTACTGATGTGGATCCTATGGAACTGGACCTTTATTTTGAACGTTTTATAAATCTTTATCGTGCTAATCCACCCGATTTTGATATTGATTTTTCGCATAGAGATAGGCCTAAAATAACTCAATATATTTTTGATCGCTTTGAGCATGTGGCCCTTTTAGGCACTTATGTCACTTTTAAGGAAAAAGGGGTTGTGCGTGAATTGGGTAAAGTATTCGGACTTCCAAAAAGCGAGATTGATTTTTTATCAGGAGGGAGGTACGATATTTCAAGACTCGATGAGGTTTCACAACTTGTTGTGAAGTACGGCCGCCTGATCAAAAATATGCCCAATTATTTGAGCATACATGCAGGCGGAATCTTGATCAGTGAAAGACCATTGCATTATTTCTCGGCCACTCATCTACCCCCGAAAGGCTTTGCCACTACCATGTTCGATATGGTCATTGCTGAAGATGTTGGTCTCTATAAATTTGATATTCTAGGGCAAAGGGGTTTGGCAAAAATCAAAGAGACCATGGATATTTTGGAGCATACCCGCCCTGATGATTTTTCAAAAATCGACATTCATAATATCAATAAGTTCAAGGAAGACCCCAATGTCAATAACTTAATCAAGACGGCACAATGCATGGGTTGTTTTTATGTGGAATCCCCTGCCATGCGAATGTTGCTCAAAAAATTGGAGGTAGATAATTACCTTGGTCTGGTCGCGGCCAGTTCTATTATACGCCCAGGAGTTTCTAAAAGTGGAATGATGCGTGAATATATTCTTCGCCACCGAAATCCTGGTAGGGACAAAGAAAAAGGTCATCCCGTTATGCTGGATATCATGCCTGAAACCTATGGAGTAATGGTATATCAAGAAGATGTGATCAAAGTGGCTCACCATTTTGCAGGTCTTGATCTGGGTGAGGCCGATGTGCTGCGCCGTGGTATGAGCGGAAAATTTAGATCACGAGAAGAGTTTCAAAAAGTACGGGAAAAATTTATAGAGAACTGCAGAAAAAAAGGAGAGGATGATAAAATCATTTTTGAGGTATGGGGACAGATTGCCAGTTTTGCAGGTTATGCTTTTGCCAAGGGGCACTCCGCATCATATGCTGTAGAGAGTTATCAAACACTTTTTTTGCGCGCCTATTATCCGTTGGAATATATGGTGGCCGTACTTAACAATGGAGGCGGATTTTACCGTCCAGAATTTTATGTGCACGAGGCGCGTATGCTGGGGGCGACCATTCATTCACCTTGTGTCAATAGAAGCCTTAATCGCAATGTAATCTATGGGAAGGGTATTTTTCTGGGTTTTGGTTATTTAAGGGAATTGGAACATCGGGTCGCCGAACGAATTCTAAAAGATAGAAAGGTAAATGGGGCCTATGGATCTCTGGAAGATTTTCTCGATCGGGTATTTATTTCCATAGAACAAGCAAGTATTCTTATTCGAATCGATGCTTTTCGATTTACAGGAGTGAACAAGCACCAATTATTGTGGAAAGCCCATTTGTTCCTAAACAAGAACGTAAAAATTGACCACCCCAAACTGTTCCCGCCCAAGCATCAAGATTTTAAGATTCCCCAATTATATACCACAGACCTTGAAATGGCATTTACCCAGTTGGAATTGTTGGGATTTTGTCTATGCAGTCCGTTTGAGTTGTTGGTAGAACCCCCAAAAAACAATCGATGTGTTAAGGATTTAGAACGCCACCTGAATCGGCATATAGATATTTATGGTTATTTGGTCACGGTGAAGAAGACCAGTACCCATAATGGCAAGCAAATGTATTTTGCGACTTTTGTGGATCAGCAGGGCGAGGTGTTTGATACAGTGCTTTTTCCACCAGTGGCGGCCAAATATTATTTTAGGGGTAGGGGCGTGTACCGTTTCTATGGTAAGGTGGTGAGCGAGTTCGGTTTTTTGAGTATCGAGGTCATCAAAATGTTGAAACAGGATTATGTGCAAGACCCCCGCTATGCAGATATGAAGATGGCGAACAAGGTGTTTAAGGAGAAAGAAGCCAAAAAGACCAGTGCAAATTAG
- the dinB gene encoding DNA polymerase IV, translated as MNKTILHLDLDTFFVSVERLLNTELQNRPLLVGGISDRGVVAACSYETRGFGVHSGMPMKMARELCPEAEVIKGNAGTYSKHSDLVTEIIKDQVPLFEKSSIDEFYADLTGMDRFFGSYKYASELRQRIIKETGLPISFGLSVNKVVSKVATNEAKPNNQLKIDYGLEKPFLAPLSIKKIPMVGDKTYQTLRNLGLRQVRTVQEMPMGVMQRVLGKNGIVIWKRANGMDNTPVIPFWERKSISTERTFDKDTIDVVKLRGILLAMTENLAFQLRKGEKLTACIAVKIRYSDFNTYTKQMRIPYTSADHILIPKILELFKKLYNRRLLVRLIGIRFSHLVSGNYQINLFEDTEEVLNLYAAMDHIRNRYGDKSVVRASAMGKNTIGRMHNPFNGQPPIVLAHRKQ; from the coding sequence ATGAACAAAACCATACTTCATTTAGATTTAGATACTTTTTTTGTATCCGTAGAACGACTCTTGAATACAGAGCTGCAAAATCGTCCTTTGCTAGTAGGGGGCATTAGTGATCGCGGTGTGGTAGCTGCCTGTAGTTATGAGACCCGTGGTTTTGGGGTACATTCTGGTATGCCAATGAAAATGGCACGGGAATTATGCCCAGAAGCTGAGGTTATCAAAGGTAATGCGGGGACCTATAGTAAACACTCTGACCTGGTTACTGAGATCATCAAGGATCAGGTGCCACTTTTCGAAAAATCAAGTATCGATGAGTTCTATGCGGATCTTACAGGAATGGACCGTTTTTTTGGTTCCTATAAATATGCTTCAGAATTAAGGCAGCGGATAATAAAAGAGACCGGATTGCCTATTTCATTTGGACTTTCAGTCAATAAAGTGGTGTCTAAAGTAGCCACGAATGAAGCCAAGCCCAATAATCAATTAAAAATTGATTATGGTTTGGAAAAGCCTTTCTTGGCACCCTTGTCCATTAAAAAAATACCCATGGTGGGTGATAAGACCTACCAAACACTCCGTAATTTAGGTTTGCGACAGGTGCGTACAGTCCAAGAAATGCCTATGGGCGTTATGCAACGTGTACTTGGCAAGAACGGTATTGTTATCTGGAAACGGGCCAATGGAATGGATAATACCCCAGTGATTCCGTTTTGGGAACGCAAGTCCATTTCCACCGAACGTACTTTTGATAAGGATACTATTGATGTGGTAAAACTACGGGGCATTCTTTTGGCAATGACCGAGAATCTTGCCTTTCAATTACGAAAGGGCGAAAAATTGACAGCCTGTATCGCTGTTAAGATCCGGTATTCCGATTTCAATACCTATACCAAACAAATGCGCATTCCGTATACCAGCGCAGACCATATTTTGATTCCAAAAATCCTGGAACTGTTCAAAAAACTTTATAACAGGAGGCTATTGGTTCGGTTAATAGGCATTCGGTTCAGTCATTTGGTTTCCGGCAACTATCAGATTAATCTTTTTGAAGATACTGAAGAGGTGTTGAACTTATACGCGGCGATGGACCATATTAGAAATCGGTATGGTGACAAAAGCGTGGTACGGGCCTCCGCCATGGGAAAAAATACCATAGGCCGAATGCATAACCCGTTCAACGGGCAACCGCCAATTGTACTGGCGCATCGGAAACAGTAA
- a CDS encoding DUF6747 family protein, with the protein MKTALLIKEIYLEGFKNLGHLIIKGYFKAFAWFSFVLFFVVLYAFIYRVFTGFAFD; encoded by the coding sequence ATGAAGACAGCATTACTTATTAAGGAGATTTATTTAGAAGGATTTAAAAATTTAGGACATTTGATTATAAAAGGTTATTTCAAAGCTTTTGCTTGGTTCAGTTTTGTACTGTTCTTTGTTGTACTGTATGCCTTTATTTATAGGGTGTTTACTGGATTTGCTTTTGACTAA